GAATCTATTCAATCAGGCCTTTATAGAATGCCTCTTAGAGGGTGATGCAAAACATAGAATATTCACTTTTCCAATTCCAACCTACAACATAACGAAAAATTTTGATTTTGATAATCCATCATTGGAAAAGCTTTGGGAATTGACCGCAAAATATGGAACTCCCTATTTTGCCAACTTTGTAAACTCAGATATGGATCCGGAGGATGCAAGGTCTATGTGCTGCAGATTGAGACTCGATAACAGAGAACTAAGAAAGAGGGGGGGCGGATTGTTTGGGGCTAATCCACTCACCGGAAGCATCGGTGTAGTTACAATAAACATGCCTAGCTTAGCATATCAGTCAACGAGTGAGGATGATTTTCTAAACAGATTGTCAAGCATTATGGATTTGGCTAAGGATGCACTTGAGATTAAGAGAAAGGTTTTAGAGAACTTCTCCATGAATAATCTGTATCCGTATACAAAATATTATCTTATGGATATTTTTCAAAGGACGGGTAAATATTGGATTAATCATTTCTCCACAATTGGACTTATTGGCATGAATGAAGCATGCCTGAATCTCATGAATAAGGATATATCGACAAAAGAAGGAAAGGAGTTCTCTGTGATGGCTCTTCAATATATGAGGGAGCGAATAATGGACTATCAGAGGGAGACTGGCAATCTATATAATCTTGAGGCCACACCGGCTGAAGGTGTAAGTTATAGATTAGCAAAACATGACAAAACCGCCTTTCCTAATATAATTACCTCAGGGGTGGATGAGCCATATTACACAAACTCAGTCCATCTTCCAGTCGGGGTTACTGATGATATCTTTGACCTTCTCGATTATCAAAATGATCTGCAATCCCTCTTTACAGGTGGCACGGTGGTTCACTGCTTCATTGGTGAGAAGATTGATGATCCTCAACTTGTAAAGGTCCTAATAAAGAGAATTTCGCAGAATTACACAATACCCTATTTCACAATAACGCCGACCTTTAGCATCTGTCCGATTCATGGTTACATTCCTGGATCTCACAAATATTGTCCTTATGAGCATACCCGGGAAGAACTAGATCTATATGGAATTGAGGTTATAACAGAGGAATTTGATTTTGATGGCAAATTAGCAATGTAATATGTTTTTATAAAGGAGTAAAGGATGAAGAAGGGAAAAAAGATCCCAGTTGAGGTGTATTCCAGGGTTGTGGGATACTACAGGCCTATCAATCAATGGAATAAAGGGAAACAGGAAGAGTTTTATGAGAGAAAGGAACTAAAGTTGAAGGGATCGAAAACTACACATCTCTATGAATATAAAGGGAATTCTCAAAACATCTCTGATTGATTACCCCGGAAAGATATGTTCTGTTTTATTTACAGGGGGATGCAATCTGAGGTGCTGCTATTGTCACAACCCTGAACTTGCGAAGGATAGCAAAAGTCTTCAGATTTATAAAGAGGAAGATGTTTTATGCTTTCTTAAAAAAAGACGCGGTTTGATAGATGGAGTCGTGCTAACAGGAGGCGAGCCAACTCTGCAAAATAAGATTGATACATTTATCGAATCTGTAAAGAAGATACCCCTATCCATAAAGGTTGATACCAATGGTCTTAGACCTGAGGTTATTGAAAGACTTCTGAGCAAAAACCTCATAGATTATATTGCCATTGATGTAAAAACGTCACCAGAAAAATATGAGCTTGTAACCAGCAAGCGAGTTGATTTTTCTAAAATAAAAGCTACTATTCAGATCGTTAAAGAATCAGGTTTAGACTTTGAACTAAGAACAACCTGTGTCCCGGACCTAGTGACAATAGATGATTTCAAGATCATTAAGAGGGAGATTGGCTCGGTTAATAAGTATTATCTTCAACAATTTACAAACAGAAAAACGCTTGATTCTTCTTTACAAGAATACAAACCCTATCCCTCTTCGATTATATATGAATTCAAGAGAATCGTTCATTCCTTTGCGCAAATTTGTGAGATTAGGGGAATATAGATGTTCATTTGATATTAACATAATCATATTGGAAAAATATGATATACATACCCCCCGCATCTTCTACCATTAAGGTAGAGTCTGTTTTATAAACATGAGTAAATAGGCCTGCAATAATAAGCATCAGCATGTAAGTTTGTTATGTTATTACATTAGACCTTGTTATGATTTCGACTGGCAAAGGCAGTTGACTAAATTGTATAGAAATAAAAGAGAACAATAGACATGGGAAAAGGGAACAATAAAGATTTAAGAATATTAATTATTAACTATGAATTTCCACCGTTGGGAGGTGGGGGTGGTATAGCGTCTAGCGATCTTGCAAAAGAATGGAGAAAATTGGCAAGGATTGACGTGCTAACCTCTTCTTTTAAAAGATTAAAACCATTCGAGGTTAGGGATGAAATAAGCATCTACAGGGCAAAAACCTTTTTCAGAAAGTCAAAAGATGCAGCAACATTTATATCAATGCTATCATTTCTTCCGAGCGCCCTTATCATAGGGATGCGCCTTTTCAGAAAAAACAGATATAATATTATTAATACACATTTTGCTGTTCCATCAGGCCCTGTTGGTTATCTGCTCGGGAAGTTGTTTCATACACCAAATGTGCTTTCACTTCACGGCGGGGATATATATGATCCAAGCAAAAGCATGTCTCCTCATAGGAATGTTTTTTTCAGAATAATCGTAAGATTTATTTTAAATCGTGCAGATGAAATTATAGCTCAATCGAGTAACACAAAACTGAATGCGATCAAGTATTATAAACCCTGGAAGGAGATT
This genomic window from Spirochaetota bacterium contains:
- a CDS encoding anaerobic ribonucleoside-triphosphate reductase activating protein codes for the protein MNIKGILKTSLIDYPGKICSVLFTGGCNLRCCYCHNPELAKDSKSLQIYKEEDVLCFLKKRRGLIDGVVLTGGEPTLQNKIDTFIESVKKIPLSIKVDTNGLRPEVIERLLSKNLIDYIAIDVKTSPEKYELVTSKRVDFSKIKATIQIVKESGLDFELRTTCVPDLVTIDDFKIIKREIGSVNKYYLQQFTNRKTLDSSLQEYKPYPSSIIYEFKRIVHSFAQICEIRGI